In Camelina sativa cultivar DH55 chromosome 17, Cs, whole genome shotgun sequence, the genomic stretch TACCTTTGTGATCTGATATCAGTCTTCgtgttcttcttcaccttcagaatctgcaaacaaaaaaacaaccgTGAGGGTTTCTTCTTAATTTGGATGGTGTGGTTCAGTAATCCAGTTCTTACCAGATCTGACATCTTCACTAAGCTTGCCTCTATCTTGTATTTGTTTCACAAGCATCCGATACATCAAAACCCACCAATAAATGTGAAGCACAAGCAAGCAATAGAGGAGAGTGTTGAACATGTAGTAGTATATTGGTCCTTCGATTGGGTGCTTGTCCTTATCAAGCTCCAAAACTACTTCATAACTGAAAACAAAGATGTAATATACACATAAGGGGGGCATATATTTCAAGAAAACTATGAAAAGGATAACATACAAACCTTGTGCTCCATAAGATCCAAAAGGGATAGTAAATGAGTCGGAGAATGATCCAAGACAAAACGAAAAGAATGAATGAAATGCTCGCAACTCTTTCAGCTCCACTATATTTAGACATTTTCCCCACTTCAAGAAACACATCACTAGCGTCGTGAAGTGCCAGAACAACCGAACCAACACGGGAGAAGCTATACCGAAACAAGATAGATATATCAAAACAATGTGGACCAAAAGGAAATTAAATCTACTTTCTCCGGATGTGACAATGGAAGCATACCTAGCTACGTATGAGAGGACTATAAGAATAAGGGTGGCGATATGATGACCCATTGAAACTCCAAAATCAGAACGCCTCGTTTCCCAGAAAACCAGAGCAAATATAGAGTATGTATAGAACCCAGCCACAAACATATACAAAAGCTTCAACTTTAACCTGCATAAAAGTAGATATATATCATGATCAAAGCAATTACAAAAACGAGAGTTGTGGCCTTGGGAAAGATTCTTACTTGGTTTGTTGATCAGGCCAAGTCTGATCTCCAGGACCAACCCAAAAGTATTTAGTGTTCATAAACCAAGGCTCATTGTAAGTCACAGAGAGAGCAAGAATCTCAGCTGATAGATAGTAAACACACTTCCAAGCTGATTCTTTGAAttttctgatcttcttcttcctctcggcTGTGTCATCTCCCATATCCTGCCTATGTTTTCCATAGATCAAATGTTTTGCCAATTTCTACAAACAAACACCAATCATCCAAAAGTTCAAGTTATAAAAAAGGAAGTGAACCaacccacaaaacaaaaaaaggaaacttttccAAACAAAGTAACCAAAAAGGCAGACACATGAATGATgcagaacaaaagagagaataacAACACAATCAACATCACAACACTTACTATTCATTCTCACACACACTGAACACTTGTCACAAGTCACAAAAAGAGAAACTTTCAGATACAATCATTCTTCTTTAGTAAAAGCTTTTCTAAAACTTTCAGCGGAAGCAACAacaatcagaaaaacaaaaacaaaacaaaacaagatcaTCTATAAACAGAGTCGGATCTCtccataataataatgatatatcTACCTCGAAGACGAATCTATCGAGGAGAAAACGAATCGAAGGGAAGAAGAGAGcaaaaagaggaagaacacGAAAATCTTGGTAAACCGGAGATGATTCGAGTTCCCAATTGATTGATCTCACCGATTCGAGCAAACCCATCTCCGAAATTTCCTCTCTTTAACATGAATCAGgaaaagtttcttcttcccgGAGAAAAAGggatctcttttatttttatttttgggggtTCTGATTCAGGTGGGGGGGGGGAGTTATAATGCTAGTTCAAGTACTATACTGCTACCCCCAAATTTGATCGAGTCTTCTTACCAACTTGGCAACTTACGTGAATCAAAAAAACTTTGTTCCAAGTAagcaaaaagatgaactttgaacCTTCTGATTCGTTTAGAGTCTCCTCTACTGTCCAAAAAAGTCTGCAACTTGTCAACGcgttaataaataaagaaattagtACTATCTTTTTTAGCTGGCCAGGCCAATAATGGATTTGATTATATGCTTTTCTAATTGATATAATTGGATTCATTATTGCATGGAAGAAtcataatatgaaaataatgattcgttttgtttacttttattatgatattgatataattaacaaaatacaattGGATAACATATATTGTAGGGGTATCAGTGTATCACGGATGAAggataaaaaatgaaaaaaaaaaatgaaaaaaaactaaggaTGATGATAAGAATATAGTGTATGAATCTCAATTAATTCGGCTCATTATTGTGTTTCACACTCGTTAAAGCTTTTGTCCACACATGCTCTTTAATTAGTCAGTCGGTGATTATACTACTACTTaattatatactactatatatgtttcattcttttttcaaaagatcAAAAGTTTTCGAACATAATAGCTAGCTAATGTCTCTTGTatattcaatattatatatacactgtACTGATGGATTTATATGGTTTCGTGCAGGTTCGTTAGTCATGGTTAAGtctagttttttaaaaaaatttggtgattttcttatattaatgCTCTTCTTCATTGTGACGATAATTAATGATCCTAATTTTAGACGAGgataaaaagtttttatataatttataaaggatgacattgttttagaattttatggcttggtactctttttttttttttttttttttgtaaatggatGAACATATACATTCTTTTTACTACTATCACCAATATCATACTATCTGTCATAGTATTGGAAAACAGTATAAAAACTTGATAGtataagtatatttttcttctcaCAAAAGGAAGATTGTATACTGTATTAAACAAAGACAGTTATACATGAGCTATTTTAAACTTGAAACTAGAATTTAGACTTGTTGTGATACCCCATCCCCCACGACAAGTAAAAGATTTAGACGTGAAACtagaattttaatttagtattacGGGGAATCAGacagaaaagaaatatatataaacgcATATACAAAAACAATCTTAAAACTATAAGTACTTATTTAAAAGGTCCATGATATTTCGATATATTGAAAGTCACATTGAAACAAGAAGAGGTGACGTTTCCTAGGAGAAATGAAAGCGTTGACACCAAGATGCCAAAGTTTGActtccctttctctctctctctttctgctTCATCGATCTTTCCTCCTTCTGCTTCATTATGAAACCCCCATTTCTCTATACAGCATTTATGGTCTATCCAGCCGCATCTTCGTATTTTATACTACTAATATACTAAAGTCAAATATCTCTGTATATTAGTATTTGTTAATAAATTTATCTGTATGgcctttatatacaaaataacacttttatttattcaactcttagagagaagtagaagaaaaaggaaagaaatgatgaagaagaaaagtgaagtgatgatcttcttcttcttcactctagTATTGCTTCTAAGCATGGCTTCACGTGTTATTTCAAGAGAAGATGGTTTTGCTCCTCCTAAACCATCTCCCTCCGCACATGTAAGTTCGTCTacacactgttttttttttttttggttcgtctttctttttaatttaaggGTTTTGATATAggttttgcatattattttttcgATTCTCAGCATAATAAATTTCTACTGATGTATGGTTTATTGGTTGATAGTAACCGTAGAGTAATTGATCAAATTATATAAGTTGATAAGTTCATttgaaagataataaattaaatgaGTAAATTCGAGTGTGATTCATCTCTctagtttattaatttttggtggTGGATCTAGGAGAAAGCAAGAAACAGTAAAGGTGATGGAGATGGAGTACTAGAGTGCAAGAATTCAGACAGTGAAGAAGAATGTCTTGTGAAGAAAGCCGTAGCTGCTCACACCGATTACATCTATACACAAGACTTAAACCTATCTCCTTGAAACAAGAACTATTACTATTTGTCTCTTATTTAACAAACTATAAACGTAAGCAAGGTCTCCCTGACCATGTGTTTTATGACTTCATCATGTTCTTTTATCCTAAGCTTCGTTTAGTTTCTGTTAATATATCTCTAAGGTTGTGATAGCACAAAGTTTAATTGGGCTAGACGACCAAGAAACTTTAACTTAGCTGTTCggactagaaaaaaaaaatatgtgggCTTTTGTCTTCTTGTTATAGGCCTAAATAGAAGCTTATAGCCATCCTGTAATGAAAGATACATGCAGAACGttatatgaatagattagaataTAAAAGAAGGTAGTAATGTAGTATGACTGTATGGtatgttacatatataatagaaaCGGTGAGTGATGTGATTACTTGTGTAACAAATTTTGAATAGGAAAAAAGGATTAGATATGTTAAAATGTGTTTACATGTGTATATTTGTATAATACTCTTTTGATAATTAGTTTCCatttatatttgtgtgtgtgtgtgtgtgtgtgttttattttgaacattttttgcAGAGGCACTATCACCAGGAGCCTCCACCTGCTTTTGTCTAATTTCAGTCAACTACCAATACCATCCACCAAGTTTTATAGTCTTATATTCAACCATTGACAAAAATATCTACGATTGATGATTCAACAAATAATATGCAACATGTTGATCTATTTCTTGGCTTGGAAAGGcgtttttttataacaaaaccacaaaaacgtAAGTGTTTCAACAGTAAACGTATTAAACTTTCTATTCTTCGGCCAGTTATCGATCCAAATGTAATTCCAAAACTagaataattattatatttaacaaaGATGTTAACACATAGCAATAAcataagaaagcaaaagaaccAATAAAACAACGTCGAAGataatttaactatattttCCAGTATTATTATGATGTACattgatctctctcttttgatttgatGTGTTTGGATTCAGATGAATATTATTCGTCAggtgaaatttttgaaaaaaaaaaacaatttctagGTGGCTTTGTCAAACTTGAATTAGCGATGCTTCTTAAATAGTTAAATggttaaaataaataagtactactacaaaatgagaaaaaggGGGTAATGATTGAATGGttgattaaaattgaaaagaagaagGTCCACCATTTTTAGCAAATCAACTTCATCNNNNNNNNNNNNNNNNNNNNNNNNNNNNNNNNNNNNNNNNNNNNNNNNNNNNNNNNNNNNNNNNNNNNNNNNNNNNNNNNNNNNNNNNNNNNNNNNNNNNNNNNNNNNNNNNNNNNNNNNNNNNNNNNNNNNNNNNNNNNNNNNNNNNNNNNNNNNNNNNNNNNNNNNNNNNNNNNNNNNNNNNNNNNNNNNNNNNNNNNNNNNNNN encodes the following:
- the LOC104755641 gene encoding LAG1 longevity assurance homolog 3 isoform X2 translates to MGLLESKLAKHLIYGKHRQDMGDDTAERKKKIRKFKESAWKCVYYLSAEILALSVTYNEPWFMNTKYFWVGPGDQTWPDQQTKLKLKLLYMFVAGFYTYSIFALVFWETRRSDFGVSMGHHIATLILIVLSYVASFSRVGSVVLALHDASDVFLEVGKMSKYSGAERVASISFILFVLSWIILRLIYYPFWILWSTSYEVVLELDKDKHPIEGPIYYYMFNTLLYCLLVLHIYWWVLMYRMLVKQIQDRGKLSEDVRSDSEGEEEHED
- the LOC104755641 gene encoding LAG1 longevity assurance homolog 3 isoform X1: MGLLESVRSINWELESSPVYQDFRVLPLFALFFPSIRFLLDRFVFEKLAKHLIYGKHRQDMGDDTAERKKKIRKFKESAWKCVYYLSAEILALSVTYNEPWFMNTKYFWVGPGDQTWPDQQTKLKLKLLYMFVAGFYTYSIFALVFWETRRSDFGVSMGHHIATLILIVLSYVASFSRVGSVVLALHDASDVFLEVGKMSKYSGAERVASISFILFVLSWIILRLIYYPFWILWSTSYEVVLELDKDKHPIEGPIYYYMFNTLLYCLLVLHIYWWVLMYRMLVKQIQDRGKLSEDVRSDSEGEEEHED
- the LOC104755642 gene encoding phytosulfokines 1-like is translated as MAFIYKITLLFIQLLERSRRKRKEMMKKKSEVMIFFFFTLVLLLSMASRVISREDGFAPPKPSPSAHEKARNSKGDGDGVLECKNSDSEEECLVKKAVAAHTDYIYTQDLNLSP